In Candidatus Vesicomyosocius okutanii, one DNA window encodes the following:
- a CDS encoding CBS domain-containing protein, producing the protein MQVQEIMSTNVKTVTPDQLVKDIAIIMVMDHISGAPVVDVNNTLVGIISEKDILQHMFPKLDEVMSDTYFDFENMEHNYKDTMNVRVGELMTKEVASIDLNMPCLKAASTMWLKNFRRIPITHNNKLVGIVSIGDVHRAIFKSRIK; encoded by the coding sequence ATGCAAGTTCAAGAGATTATGTCAACAAACGTAAAAACAGTTACTCCTGATCAGCTAGTTAAAGACATTGCTATTATCATGGTAATGGATCATATTAGTGGAGCACCGGTAGTAGATGTTAATAATACTTTAGTTGGTATTATTTCTGAAAAAGATATCTTACAACATATGTTTCCAAAACTAGATGAGGTGATGAGTGATACGTACTTTGATTTCGAAAATATGGAGCATAATTATAAAGACACAATGAATGTTAGAGTGGGTGAATTAATGACTAAAGAGGTTGCTAGTATTGATTTAAATATGCCTTGTCTTAAGGCTGCATCAACCATGTGGCTTAAAAATTTTAGAAGAATCCCTATAACTCATAATAATAAATTAGTTGGAATTGTTAGTATTGGTGATGTGCATAGGGCTATTTTTAAATCACGTATTAAGTGA
- the dapE gene encoding succinyl-diaminopimelate desuccinylase, with protein sequence MSKTLTLAKKLVSIDSITPQDKGCQSIMISHLNDLNFEITDLKFGEVDNFWAIRGQQSPVFVFAGHTDVVPVGNESEWHMPPFSAQVKNGMLYGRGTSDMKGSLAAMLSATDRFVKDHSNHKGSIGYLITSDEEGPAINGTVKVAQYLKKINQTVDYCLVGEPSATHELGDIIKNGRRGSLNGSFKIIGKQGHIAYPHLASNPIHLVIPALNDLCNEVWDEGNEYFPATSFQISNIQSGTGVTNVIPGESNIVFNFRYSTQCTQEQLQSRVCAILDKRNFEYQITWEHSGYPFLTPKGKLVNACVNAIKTVKNINTQLSTSGGTSDGRFIAPILKTRVIELGPSNATIHQVNECVSIQDLEDLSDIYYHILKNILT encoded by the coding sequence ATGAGTAAAACTTTAACATTAGCAAAAAAGCTAGTTAGTATAGATTCTATTACCCCGCAAGATAAAGGCTGTCAGTCCATTATGATTAGTCATTTAAATGATCTTAATTTTGAAATTACTGATTTAAAATTTGGCGAGGTTGATAATTTTTGGGCAATTCGTGGCCAGCAATCTCCTGTGTTTGTATTTGCAGGACATACTGATGTTGTACCTGTGGGCAATGAATCAGAATGGCATATGCCACCTTTTTCTGCTCAAGTTAAAAATGGTATGTTGTATGGTCGTGGAACATCTGATATGAAAGGCTCTTTGGCAGCCATGCTTAGTGCAACTGATAGATTTGTTAAAGATCATTCTAATCATAAAGGCTCAATTGGTTATTTAATTACTTCTGATGAAGAAGGTCCTGCTATTAATGGTACTGTTAAAGTTGCCCAATATTTAAAAAAAATAAACCAAACGGTTGATTATTGTTTAGTGGGTGAGCCATCAGCCACTCATGAGTTAGGAGATATTATTAAAAATGGCCGTCGTGGCTCTTTAAATGGTTCTTTTAAAATTATTGGAAAGCAAGGGCATATTGCCTATCCGCATTTGGCAAGTAATCCTATTCATTTAGTCATACCAGCATTAAATGATTTGTGTAATGAAGTTTGGGATGAGGGTAATGAGTATTTTCCAGCTACTAGTTTTCAAATTTCTAATATCCAGTCAGGAACAGGGGTAACTAATGTTATTCCAGGTGAAAGTAATATTGTTTTTAATTTTCGTTATTCCACACAATGCACTCAAGAACAATTACAAAGTCGAGTTTGTGCAATTCTAGATAAACGTAATTTTGAATATCAAATCACTTGGGAACATTCTGGTTATCCGTTTTTAACCCCAAAGGGTAAATTGGTTAATGCTTGTGTTAATGCTATTAAAACGGTAAAAAATATAAATACCCAATTATCCACTTCTGGTGGTACTTCAGATGGACGCTTTATTGCCCCAATTTTAAAGACTAGAGTTATAGAATTAGGTCCTTCAAATGCAACTATTCATCAAGTTAATGAGTGTGTATCCATCCAAGATTTAGAAGATTTAAGTGATATTTATTATCATATTCTAAAAAATATACTGACCTAG
- the bamC gene encoding outer membrane protein assembly factor BamC translates to MVIRGLIALFLVFSLGGCLSLGNKEGQKHNGIGGRDVEYYSKKILTSLEIPPDLTKPSVKNSLKLGKYVSNFQEDLVNFSKQDSSIKKVSNILRTPTNVEVIKSSSFRWLVVDKEPDVVWELAKSFFQFYGFVIKKASKKTGIMETNFLENHPEISNQSLGFIRSMFRKVTKMKYTLPVADKYRLRIEPIDDNKSAVYLSLSSMQEVLTNKGGDDENTIWQAQSKDPILETEMLYRLMIFLGSDHVLAKEKILAAREQQILTVVVAKGVGGYAKLVFPLTQYETWSNISWALDQIGADIEDKDIREGSFYINFAKEEDESIFSRLFSNSVIKESFQIVVRQVDSNITEVYFNDLSEENKQTTIDFSYQFLGDIAKQF, encoded by the coding sequence ATGGTAATTAGGGGATTAATAGCATTATTTTTGGTATTTTCTTTGGGTGGTTGCCTTTCTCTCGGCAATAAAGAAGGGCAAAAACATAATGGAATAGGTGGAAGAGATGTTGAATATTATTCAAAGAAAATATTAACTTCTTTAGAGATTCCGCCAGATTTAACCAAACCTAGTGTTAAAAATTCTCTAAAGTTAGGTAAATATGTTTCTAATTTTCAAGAAGATTTGGTTAATTTTTCTAAACAAGATAGTTCAATTAAAAAGGTTTCAAATATTTTAAGAACCCCTACTAATGTTGAGGTAATTAAGTCTAGTAGTTTTCGCTGGTTGGTGGTTGATAAAGAACCAGATGTAGTATGGGAATTAGCTAAAAGTTTTTTTCAATTTTATGGCTTTGTTATTAAGAAGGCTAGTAAAAAGACTGGAATTATGGAGACTAATTTTTTAGAAAATCATCCAGAAATTTCTAATCAATCTTTGGGATTTATTCGTTCTATGTTTAGAAAAGTAACAAAAATGAAATACACATTACCAGTTGCTGATAAATATCGACTTCGTATTGAGCCGATTGATGATAATAAATCTGCAGTTTATCTATCATTAAGTTCAATGCAAGAAGTGCTGACTAATAAAGGAGGTGATGATGAAAATACTATTTGGCAGGCTCAATCTAAAGATCCAATATTGGAAACAGAAATGCTTTATCGATTAATGATTTTTTTAGGTAGTGATCATGTGCTTGCTAAAGAAAAAATTCTTGCTGCTAGAGAGCAACAAATATTAACTGTTGTAGTTGCTAAAGGCGTTGGTGGTTATGCTAAGTTGGTTTTTCCATTAACCCAATATGAAACTTGGAGTAATATAAGTTGGGCTTTAGATCAAATTGGGGCTGATATTGAAGATAAAGATATTAGAGAGGGTAGTTTTTATATTAATTTTGCTAAAGAAGAAGATGAAAGTATATTTTCACGATTGTTTAGTAATAGTGTAATAAAAGAATCTTTTCAAATTGTTGTTAGACAAGTTGATAGTAATATAACAGAAGTATATTTTAATGATTTATCTGAAGAAAACAAACAAACAACAATTGACTTTAGTTATCAATTTTTAGGCGATATTGCCAAACAGTTCTAG
- a CDS encoding ammonium transporter yields the protein MSVFSQDINGADTAWIMTSTALVLLMTLPGLALFYGGLVRTKNILSVLMQCFTIAGIVSILWFVVGYSIAFSGDSPYFGDFSNILLMKVSINMINNSIPESLFVMFQMTFAIITPALIIGGYAERMKFSAVLLFSSIWLLVVYAPITHWVWGGGWLGNMLDYAGGTVVHITAGIAALVAAIVLGPRKGFLKRPIPPHNMTMTITGAAMLWVGWFGFNGGSALAVGGNAAMAILVTHISAATGAITWMFYEWIKFGRPTALGTVTGMVAGLGTITPASGFVGPVGALVIGFIAGIVCFNAVIIIKQKFKIDDSLDVFPVHGVGGIMGTLMVGFFASKELGIFSGQGGWDHEAILIYEQLQIQFIGVVATVIYTAIATYLILKIVNVITGLRVSEEEEQQGLDIISHEEKGYDL from the coding sequence ATGAGTGTGTTTTCACAGGATATTAACGGTGCTGATACAGCTTGGATAATGACATCAACAGCCTTGGTGTTATTGATGACATTGCCAGGTTTGGCATTATTTTATGGTGGTTTAGTTCGTACTAAAAATATTTTATCAGTACTTATGCAATGTTTTACTATTGCAGGTATTGTGAGTATTTTGTGGTTTGTGGTAGGATATTCGATTGCTTTTTCAGGGGATAGTCCTTACTTTGGTGATTTTTCTAATATACTTTTAATGAAAGTTAGTATAAACATGATTAATAACTCAATTCCAGAATCTTTATTTGTGATGTTTCAAATGACATTTGCCATTATTACGCCTGCTTTGATTATTGGAGGTTATGCAGAAAGAATGAAATTTTCAGCTGTATTGCTGTTTAGTTCTATTTGGCTTTTAGTAGTTTATGCACCTATTACGCATTGGGTGTGGGGTGGGGGTTGGTTAGGTAATATGCTTGATTATGCCGGGGGTACGGTTGTTCATATTACTGCGGGTATTGCTGCACTAGTAGCTGCCATTGTTTTAGGACCTAGAAAAGGTTTTTTAAAAAGACCTATACCACCACATAATATGACTATGACTATTACAGGTGCAGCAATGCTTTGGGTTGGTTGGTTTGGATTTAATGGTGGCTCTGCTTTAGCAGTAGGAGGGAATGCAGCTATGGCTATTTTAGTAACACATATCTCAGCAGCAACAGGGGCGATTACGTGGATGTTTTACGAATGGATTAAGTTTGGTAGGCCAACTGCATTAGGTACGGTAACAGGTATGGTTGCAGGTTTGGGAACAATCACTCCGGCCTCTGGTTTTGTAGGCCCAGTAGGTGCTTTAGTGATTGGTTTTATTGCTGGTATTGTGTGTTTTAATGCGGTGATTATCATCAAACAAAAATTTAAAATTGATGATTCGTTAGATGTATTTCCAGTACATGGAGTAGGTGGTATTATGGGCACTTTAATGGTAGGATTTTTTGCTTCTAAAGAATTGGGTATTTTTTCTGGACAAGGTGGTTGGGATCATGAAGCAATTTTGATTTATGAGCAATTACAAATACAATTTATAGGTGTGGTAGCAACTGTTATTTATACGGCTATTGCTACTTATCTTATTCTTAAAATAGTGAATGTTATAACAGGCTTGAGAGTAAGTGAGGAGGAAGAACAACAAGGCTTAGATATTATTTCTCATGAAGAAAAAGGATACGATTTGTAA
- a CDS encoding TorF family putative porin — MKKNIIILLLCLISIFNSVSLAEAKIQSAVSANITIANDYVWRGKTQTNDKKVVQIGLDYNVGNGAVLGIWSSNVLNGTEFDYYISYSGEVGDIDYEVGYIAYRYSEDAIVNRLNFDEVYIGGSYSDLGFTYYIGNGKKMLKVGNYVEASYNNSINDIDVSLTVGRYFEAVTGDSNDYNVYGISLERSYKGLDLTLRFVKNNSHNIFNEKNTVFSISKSF; from the coding sequence ATGAAAAAAAATATAATAATATTATTATTATGCTTAATTTCAATATTTAATTCAGTGTCTTTAGCTGAAGCTAAAATTCAATCAGCAGTTAGTGCTAATATTACTATCGCTAATGATTATGTTTGGCGTGGTAAAACTCAAACCAATGATAAGAAAGTTGTTCAGATTGGCCTTGATTATAATGTTGGCAACGGTGCAGTATTAGGTATTTGGAGTTCTAATGTTTTAAACGGGACTGAGTTTGATTACTATATTTCTTATTCAGGTGAGGTAGGAGATATTGATTATGAAGTTGGTTATATTGCTTATCGTTATTCAGAAGATGCTATTGTTAATCGTTTGAACTTCGATGAAGTTTATATTGGCGGGTCTTATAGTGATTTGGGCTTCACTTATTATATAGGTAATGGTAAAAAAATGCTTAAAGTAGGTAATTATGTTGAAGCTAGTTATAATAATAGTATTAATGATATAGATGTTTCATTGACTGTTGGCAGATATTTTGAAGCAGTTACAGGTGATAGTAATGATTATAATGTATATGGAATTAGCCTTGAAAGATCTTATAAAGGATTGGACCTTACATTAAGGTTTGTTAAGAATAATTCTCATAATATCTTTAACGAGAAAAATACAGTATTTAGTATCAGTAAATCATTTTAA
- a CDS encoding P-II family nitrogen regulator: protein MKFVTAILRPHKLDSVREALSEVGVSGVTVTEVKGFGRQKGHTELYRGTEYQIDFLPKIKLEIAIEAKKLDEVIEMISSVTNSGKVGDGKIFVSNLDKVVRIRTGETDKNAL from the coding sequence ATGAAGTTTGTGACAGCAATTCTAAGACCGCATAAATTAGACAGCGTTAGAGAGGCGTTATCTGAAGTGGGCGTATCTGGCGTAACAGTGACTGAAGTAAAAGGTTTTGGTCGTCAAAAAGGACATACTGAATTATATAGAGGAACAGAGTATCAAATTGATTTTTTGCCTAAAATTAAATTAGAAATTGCAATTGAGGCTAAAAAACTTGATGAAGTGATTGAAATGATTAGTAGTGTGACGAATTCTGGCAAGGTAGGTGATGGAAAAATTTTTGTTTCTAATTTAGATAAAGTGGTTCGTATTCGTACGGGCGAGACAGATAAAAATGCACTTTAA
- the trmD gene encoding tRNA (guanosine(37)-N1)-methyltransferase TrmD has protein sequence MRFDIITLFPNMFNIIKDEGVVARAIKKSHLSVHIWQLRDFSNNKYKNIDDKPYGGGGGMVMQVKPIRDCINKIKQSSPKTKIIYLSPQGQPLKHKLTKELSMFDAITLLCGRYEGVDERIINHDIDMEISIGDYIISGGELAAMVLIDTVSRQIPNVLGNINSLNDSFTNNLLDYPNYTRPKIIDNQKVPEVLLSGHQANINIWRIEQSIKKTKKKRKDLLKN, from the coding sequence ATGCGTTTTGATATTATTACTTTATTTCCTAACATGTTTAATATCATTAAGGATGAAGGTGTTGTCGCGCGAGCTATCAAAAAATCACACCTCTCAGTTCATATTTGGCAACTTAGAGATTTTAGCAATAACAAATACAAAAATATTGACGATAAGCCTTATGGTGGTGGTGGAGGTATGGTAATGCAAGTCAAGCCCATTCGTGATTGTATTAACAAAATCAAACAATCAAGTCCAAAAACTAAGATCATTTATCTATCACCACAAGGTCAGCCACTTAAACATAAGCTAACTAAAGAATTGTCCATGTTTGATGCAATTACTTTATTATGTGGACGTTATGAAGGTGTGGATGAGCGCATTATTAATCACGATATTGATATGGAAATATCTATTGGTGATTATATTATTAGTGGGGGCGAATTAGCAGCTATGGTTCTTATTGATACGGTTAGTCGGCAAATCCCAAATGTACTTGGTAATATTAATTCATTAAATGATTCCTTTACAAATAATTTGTTAGATTACCCAAATTACACGCGTCCTAAAATTATTGACAACCAAAAAGTTCCTGAAGTATTACTAAGTGGACATCAAGCTAATATTAATATTTGGAGAATAGAGCAATCCATTAAAAAAACTAAAAAAAAACGTAAGGACCTTTTAAAAAATTAG
- a CDS encoding P-II family nitrogen regulator yields the protein MKMVTAIIKPFKLENVREALSEIGISGITATEVKGFGRQKGHTELYRGAEYTVDFLPKVKLEIAIVADQVDNVVKVISTAAKSGDEGKIGDGKIFVSSLEQVLRIRTGETGSIAL from the coding sequence ATGAAAATGGTAACAGCAATTATTAAGCCGTTTAAACTTGAGAATGTTAGAGAAGCACTTTCTGAAATTGGTATTTCAGGTATCACAGCTACAGAAGTAAAAGGATTTGGTCGTCAGAAAGGACATACGGAACTTTACCGTGGTGCAGAATATACTGTAGATTTTTTACCCAAAGTTAAACTAGAAATTGCTATTGTAGCAGATCAAGTGGATAATGTAGTTAAGGTTATTAGTACCGCTGCTAAATCAGGAGATGAGGGCAAGATTGGTGATGGAAAAATATTTGTTTCATCATTAGAGCAAGTACTTCGTATTCGTACTGGTGAAACTGGTTCAATAGCATTATAA
- a CDS encoding ANTAR domain-containing response regulator, whose protein sequence is MNIALKIILVDKNTGRSAMLRRALQDKGHEVICRMRDSSNLQDSNEMTHADVLIVNADIPDEQVFANLIDINKTKPKPIVMFTKESNSEMANSAIKSGVHAYIVDGLEENRVQPIIDVAIARFREFQALKDELDATRNQLSERKKVEKAKGLLMQHNKDINEDEAYQSLRKMAMNKNKRIVDVAESVINAFELLE, encoded by the coding sequence GTGAATATTGCTTTAAAAATTATCTTAGTTGATAAAAATACGGGGCGTTCAGCTATGTTGCGTAGAGCTTTACAAGACAAGGGTCACGAAGTGATTTGTCGTATGCGTGATAGTTCAAATTTACAAGATAGTAATGAAATGACGCATGCAGATGTGTTAATTGTTAATGCAGATATTCCTGATGAGCAAGTATTTGCAAATTTGATAGATATTAATAAAACAAAACCTAAGCCTATCGTGATGTTTACTAAAGAATCAAACTCTGAGATGGCTAATTCTGCTATCAAATCTGGTGTACATGCTTATATTGTTGATGGACTTGAAGAGAATAGGGTGCAGCCCATTATTGATGTAGCGATTGCTAGATTTAGAGAGTTTCAAGCACTTAAAGACGAGTTAGATGCTACTCGTAATCAGCTTTCAGAGAGAAAGAAAGTTGAGAAAGCTAAAGGCTTGTTAATGCAACATAATAAGGATATTAATGAAGATGAAGCTTATCAATCGTTACGTAAAATGGCTATGAATAAAAATAAGCGTATTGTTGATGTGGCTGAAAGTGTGATTAATGCTTTTGAATTGTTAGAGTAA
- a CDS encoding helix-hairpin-helix domain-containing protein, whose product MLSQNIIDKIIRQDILVDELLDEELSIFCQTANLAYRSGKPIISNEDYDFIYLATLKNKEPNNPLFKSIEPEGRAFAEEKVLLPELMLSIDKAYSWNEMSKWIERLEKSGMLIGLDLNAIQIKATPKLDGFAGFDDGNRLYTRGDGKKGSDISRVFKRGLCVFKDSGRGLGAGEIVVKKSYFEKYLVHSFEYPRNFQSSLIKEKALDEQAQKAIIDKGALFVPFIKLPIWSGSMTELVAKFEEIVSQVLVMVDFDVDGVVFEVINIDLKTQMGANRKFHRWQIAFKENKDIVQVKVLNVMPQVGRSGKITPVAEVEPTLLSGATIVRVTGHHYGLVKEQGLGIGSVVELTRSGLVIPKIISVLKPMPVDIPDNCLSCGMPLVWESDFLVCVNHKNCPAQIIGRITYFFKVLANNDGFGIATVEKLYAHNIRSVSQIYTLNVERLMAIGFGEKTSINLISQLSRSISEKIEDWRFLAAFGMHRMGLGNCENLLKSYRLNDIFDLTLEQITNIDGFAELTAQVIVQGLVSIVDEYNQIYQYNFNLDTTVFTKDLQTLMHELFDKRIVFTGKMNCPRNEMKKHAKLVGIKVSTTISTKIDYLVIGSRVGQKKIQNAEKLGVVVMTEADYLSKITM is encoded by the coding sequence ATGCTATCACAAAATATTATTGATAAGATTATTCGACAAGATATATTGGTAGATGAGTTGTTAGATGAAGAATTATCTATATTTTGTCAAACAGCTAACCTAGCTTATCGGTCTGGAAAGCCTATTATTAGTAACGAAGATTATGATTTTATTTATCTTGCTACGCTTAAAAATAAAGAACCTAACAATCCGTTATTCAAATCTATAGAGCCAGAAGGACGAGCTTTTGCTGAGGAAAAAGTTTTATTGCCAGAGTTAATGCTTTCTATTGATAAAGCATATTCATGGAATGAAATGAGTAAATGGATAGAACGATTAGAAAAATCAGGCATGCTGATTGGATTGGATTTGAATGCTATTCAAATTAAAGCCACTCCTAAATTGGATGGTTTTGCTGGATTTGATGATGGCAATCGACTTTATACACGTGGTGATGGTAAAAAAGGCAGTGATATCTCCCGAGTATTCAAGCGAGGATTGTGTGTTTTTAAGGATTCTGGGCGCGGACTTGGTGCTGGCGAAATTGTGGTTAAGAAAAGTTATTTTGAAAAATATTTAGTGCATAGTTTTGAATATCCACGTAACTTTCAATCTAGTCTTATTAAAGAAAAAGCTTTAGATGAACAAGCTCAAAAGGCTATTATCGACAAAGGAGCTTTATTTGTTCCGTTTATTAAGTTGCCTATTTGGTCAGGTTCTATGACTGAATTAGTTGCTAAATTTGAAGAAATTGTTTCTCAAGTATTGGTAATGGTAGATTTCGATGTAGACGGTGTGGTTTTTGAAGTGATTAATATTGATTTAAAGACCCAAATGGGCGCTAATCGAAAATTTCATCGCTGGCAAATTGCTTTTAAGGAAAACAAAGATATTGTACAAGTTAAGGTGCTTAATGTGATGCCTCAAGTGGGACGTAGTGGAAAAATAACTCCAGTTGCAGAGGTAGAACCTACTTTATTAAGCGGTGCAACCATTGTGCGTGTAACAGGTCATCATTATGGGTTGGTTAAAGAACAAGGTTTGGGTATAGGTAGTGTGGTTGAGTTAACACGTTCTGGGCTGGTTATTCCTAAAATTATATCTGTGTTAAAGCCAATGCCTGTTGATATTCCTGATAATTGTCTAAGTTGTGGTATGCCGCTTGTTTGGGAGTCAGATTTTTTAGTATGTGTTAATCATAAAAATTGTCCTGCTCAAATCATTGGAAGAATTACCTATTTTTTTAAAGTATTAGCTAATAATGACGGTTTTGGTATTGCTACTGTTGAAAAATTATATGCACATAATATTAGGTCAGTTTCACAAATTTATACTTTAAATGTAGAGCGTTTAATGGCAATAGGCTTTGGTGAAAAAACAAGTATAAACCTTATTAGTCAGCTAAGTCGTTCTATTAGCGAAAAAATTGAAGACTGGCGTTTTTTAGCAGCATTTGGTATGCATCGAATGGGCTTAGGTAATTGTGAAAATCTTTTAAAGTCCTATCGGTTGAATGATATTTTTGATTTAACTTTAGAGCAAATAACCAATATAGATGGTTTTGCTGAATTAACAGCACAGGTTATTGTACAAGGATTAGTTTCTATTGTTGACGAATATAATCAAATATATCAGTATAACTTTAATTTAGATACAACTGTATTTACTAAAGATTTACAAACATTAATGCATGAATTATTTGATAAAAGAATTGTATTCACTGGTAAAATGAATTGTCCAAGAAATGAAATGAAAAAGCATGCTAAATTAGTTGGTATTAAAGTTTCAACTACTATTAGCACCAAAATAGATTATTTGGTTATTGGAAGTAGAGTTGGGCAAAAGAAAATACAAAATGCTGAAAAATTAGGTGTAGTAGTGATGACTGAAGCTGATTATTTATCTAAAATAACCATGTAA
- the dapA gene encoding 4-hydroxy-tetrahydrodipicolinate synthase yields the protein MVALITPMFDDGSIDFSALKSLVAFHIDAGTKAIVSMGTTGESATLNQDEHIEVIRATVEFANSCIPVIAGTGANSTSEAIKLTKVAKEIGADACLLVTPYYNKPTQEGLYQHYKLIAETVDIYQILYNVPSRTAVDLSVETVIRLSDINNIIGIKDATGNLNIAQSLIEQCSDDFLLYSGDDATAVEFILMGGHGGISVTANVAPKQVAFAYQFALENKRELAELTNESLIDLHQHLFSESNPIPVKWAMYKMGKCNNGIRLPLMTLSKQAKMILEQDLSNLGII from the coding sequence ATGGTCGCCTTAATTACCCCGATGTTTGATGATGGATCGATAGATTTTAGCGCACTAAAATCATTGGTAGCATTTCATATTGATGCTGGTACTAAGGCGATTGTTTCAATGGGGACTACAGGAGAAAGTGCAACTCTTAATCAGGATGAGCATATTGAGGTGATACGAGCAACGGTTGAATTTGCAAACTCATGTATTCCAGTAATTGCTGGTACGGGTGCAAATTCTACTTCTGAAGCTATTAAGCTTACTAAAGTGGCTAAAGAAATTGGTGCTGATGCTTGTCTTCTAGTTACTCCGTATTACAATAAGCCGACTCAAGAGGGGTTGTATCAACATTATAAGTTGATTGCTGAGACGGTAGATATTTATCAAATTTTATATAATGTTCCTAGTAGAACAGCAGTCGATCTTTCTGTAGAAACAGTAATTCGCTTATCCGATATTAATAATATCATTGGTATTAAAGATGCAACGGGTAATTTGAACATTGCACAATCATTAATTGAGCAATGTTCGGATGACTTTTTGCTTTATAGTGGTGATGATGCAACAGCAGTTGAATTTATTTTGATGGGTGGGCATGGCGGTATTTCTGTAACTGCTAATGTTGCACCAAAGCAGGTGGCTTTTGCTTATCAATTTGCACTTGAGAATAAAAGAGAATTAGCAGAATTAACTAACGAATCACTAATTGATTTACATCAACATTTATTTTCTGAATCTAACCCAATACCTGTTAAATGGGCAATGTATAAAATGGGAAAATGTAATAATGGTATTCGTTTGCCTTTAATGACGTTATCAAAACAAGCTAAAATGATATTAGAACAAGATTTATCTAATTTAGGGATTATATAA
- the ccmI gene encoding c-type cytochrome biogenesis protein CcmI, whose protein sequence is MSLYLWFALMVIVSFIWIIWFLYRPIKSNKFNLESSNISLGKQKLLELEQDLHQNLIDKKQFNQAKEEISITLAIELKQANSINTSTNNNILIIVLILVLLPVMSIGFYQYLTSKNNMNQSSSNTEESLSLEQSVNKIVQYLQTNRDDAEAWRMLGLTYFELGELDLSINAYEKSFQINPKDPRLLVEYASIMISANGHQFSNHSIKLIKQALEIDPNASDSLYLAGMFAARQGDFDLAKGLWQRALNALPKDSINRVALVNILSELKVLESSRDMSKHFISVRVNVSDEILKFRSSEDFIMIYVKAAKGRAMPIAIKKIKLKVFTGQVVLTDQDSVIQDNQLSAYDQVIVVVRISATGSAIRSIDDIQVLSKVINVADNPSVYLNMK, encoded by the coding sequence ATGAGTTTATACCTATGGTTTGCTTTAATGGTGATTGTTTCTTTTATTTGGATAATCTGGTTTTTGTATCGACCGATTAAATCTAATAAATTTAATCTAGAAAGTTCTAATATTTCCTTAGGCAAACAAAAATTATTAGAACTTGAGCAAGATTTACATCAAAATTTGATTGATAAAAAGCAATTCAATCAGGCTAAAGAAGAGATTTCAATAACATTAGCTATTGAACTAAAACAAGCGAATAGTATTAATACTAGTACTAATAATAACATATTAATAATAGTATTAATACTAGTATTGTTACCTGTCATGTCCATTGGTTTTTATCAATATCTGACTTCAAAAAATAACATGAACCAATCATCTTCAAATACAGAAGAGTCATTAAGTTTAGAACAAAGTGTTAATAAAATTGTACAGTATTTACAAACTAATAGAGATGACGCTGAGGCTTGGAGAATGCTTGGACTTACGTATTTTGAATTAGGAGAATTAGACTTATCAATCAATGCTTATGAGAAATCTTTTCAAATTAATCCTAAAGATCCAAGATTATTAGTTGAATATGCATCTATAATGATCAGTGCTAATGGTCATCAATTTTCAAATCATTCTATTAAATTAATCAAACAAGCCTTGGAGATTGATCCAAATGCATCAGATTCACTGTATTTAGCGGGTATGTTTGCTGCAAGGCAAGGAGATTTTGATTTAGCTAAAGGACTATGGCAACGTGCACTTAATGCTTTACCAAAAGACAGTATTAACAGAGTAGCTTTAGTTAATATTTTATCTGAGTTAAAAGTACTTGAATCAAGTAGGGATATGTCTAAACATTTTATTAGTGTACGTGTTAATGTGTCTGATGAAATACTAAAGTTTAGATCTAGTGAAGATTTTATAATGATTTATGTTAAAGCAGCTAAGGGTAGAGCTATGCCAATTGCGATTAAAAAAATCAAGTTAAAAGTTTTTACAGGCCAAGTAGTTTTAACCGACCAAGATTCCGTGATACAAGACAATCAATTATCAGCCTATGATCAAGTAATTGTGGTAGTACGTATTAGTGCAACTGGCTCTGCTATAAGAAGTATAGACGATATACAAGTGCTAAGTAAAGTCATTAATGTTGCTGATAATCCATCTGTTTATTTGAATATGAAATAA